One Verrucomicrobiaceae bacterium genomic window carries:
- the purD gene encoding phosphoribosylamine--glycine ligase encodes MRRAFIDWMKQNAIDLCVAGEEAWLVKERGLANLCAEAGIPCWGPVKEAAQLEASKGFAKKFLKRHGIPTADFTICTDAAQAKAALTEVPIVLKFDGLAAGKGVAVCTSQAEAEQFIDEVMEKRCFGAGDLLVEKCLTGPEISIFASVCDDQYQILMPARDYKRIRDGDEGPNTGGMGAVASMQLADAETMRRIEAEIVQPTVRGLLADGLKYRGFLYFGLMLTPSGPQVIEYNCRFGDPEAEAVLPMLRGDFSQYVFEAAKGSLRPELIQFAAGWSICLISASAGYPASSRNGDVISGLEAVSADARVYHCGTRRNSAGQFETNGGRVLAIVAQGTTRHEARDKAYAESAKVSFGGMQRRSDIGTRNFE; translated from the coding sequence ATGCGAAGGGCATTCATCGACTGGATGAAGCAGAATGCCATCGACCTGTGTGTCGCAGGGGAGGAGGCCTGGCTGGTCAAAGAACGCGGCTTGGCGAATCTGTGTGCCGAGGCCGGTATCCCATGCTGGGGCCCGGTGAAGGAGGCGGCGCAGTTGGAGGCATCGAAGGGCTTTGCGAAGAAATTTTTGAAGCGTCATGGCATCCCGACGGCGGATTTCACCATCTGCACGGATGCCGCGCAGGCGAAGGCGGCACTGACGGAGGTGCCCATCGTGCTGAAGTTCGATGGATTGGCCGCAGGCAAAGGCGTGGCCGTTTGTACCAGCCAGGCGGAGGCGGAGCAATTCATCGACGAGGTGATGGAGAAGCGCTGCTTTGGCGCTGGTGACTTGTTGGTCGAAAAATGCCTCACCGGGCCAGAAATCTCCATTTTCGCGAGTGTGTGTGATGATCAGTATCAGATCCTCATGCCAGCACGGGACTACAAGCGAATCCGCGATGGCGATGAAGGGCCGAATACGGGCGGCATGGGTGCGGTGGCATCCATGCAGCTAGCGGATGCAGAGACGATGCGCCGCATCGAGGCAGAGATCGTGCAGCCCACGGTGCGCGGTCTGCTGGCTGATGGGCTCAAATATCGCGGCTTTTTGTATTTTGGCCTGATGCTGACTCCGAGCGGCCCGCAGGTGATCGAGTACAATTGCCGTTTCGGTGATCCAGAGGCGGAGGCGGTGCTGCCGATGCTGCGCGGTGATTTTTCCCAGTATGTGTTTGAGGCGGCGAAGGGCTCTCTGCGGCCAGAGTTGATCCAGTTCGCGGCGGGATGGAGCATCTGCCTGATCAGTGCGAGTGCGGGTTATCCGGCCTCTTCTCGGAATGGAGATGTGATCAGCGGCTTGGAGGCGGTAAGCGCGGATGCACGCGTCTATCACTGCGGCACCCGCCGCAATAGTGCAGGTCAATTTGAGACGAATGGAGGCCGCGTGCTCGCCATCGTGGCCCAGGGCACCACTCGGCATGAAGCACGCGATAAAGCGTATGCAGAGAGTGCTAAAGTGAGCTTCGGCGGCATGCAGCGCCGCTCAGACATCGGCACGCGGAATTTCGAGTGA